In Micropterus dolomieu isolate WLL.071019.BEF.003 ecotype Adirondacks linkage group LG17, ASM2129224v1, whole genome shotgun sequence, one genomic interval encodes:
- the hepacama gene encoding hepatic and glial cell adhesion molecule a, with protein MKVERKTSSTGDSFPDIPPQLTLFGLLLLLFTVLWSAGEVSGVNVTSQTQVVRGTVGREALLSVSYSSSSSDKPVIKWQLKRDKEKPITVVQSIGTDIIGNLRPEYRNRILVFENGSLLLHNLQLSDEGAYEVEISITDDTFTGERYIELTVDVPVSKPYVQMMASSVLEYSEYFHLHCSHDNGTKPIYSWQKGGKVLTNDSRLLLSHDQKVLTISRVLMSDDDIYGCTVENSISSMKSIPVKLTVYRRSSLYIILSTGGIFLLITLVTVCACWKPSKKKHRPVPQRAPIYVEQSENGHDVDVVPKPTTLSRRSPMPLYVLNEDETLERLEECSGNAVCQSEMSIPATYAPVLPPSSNRTERPIWSAPRRYPRSPSPLAQPLPQPLPVPPLRPACSPAHSPGSSPRSFSPIRKVRPPVGIPTSHLPVEAECPDPCDPTHCPSQQ; from the exons ATGAAGGTGGAGAGGAAGACCTCCTCTACAGGCGACAGTTTTCCTGACATTCCTCCACAACTGACGCTCtttggcctcctcctccttctcttcacAG TTTTGTGGAGTGCTG GTGAAGTGTCAGGGGTGAATGTGACCAGCCAAACCCAGGTGGTGCGGGGCACGGTGGGCAGAGAGGCCCTCTTGTCAGTCAGCTACTCCAGCAGCAGCTCCGACAAGCCTGTGATCAAGTGGCAGctaaagagagacaaagagaaaccTATCACTGTTGTGCAGTCCATAGGAACAGACATCATTGGGAACCTGAGGCCGGAGTACCGCAACCGTATCCTGGTATTTGAGAATGGGTCACTGCTGCTTCACAACCTGCAGCTGTCAGACGAAGGGGCGTACGAAGTGGAGATCTCCATCACGGATGACACCTTCACTGGAGAGCGCTACATTGAGCTCACTGTGGATG TTCCTGTGTCCAAACCGTACGTTCAGATGATGGCGTCTTCCGTCCTGGAGTATAGCGAGTACTTTCACCTCCACTGTTCCCACGATAATGGCACAAAGCCCATCTACAGTTGGCAGAAGGGAGGCAAGGTGTTGACCAATGACTCACGTCTGCTACTTTCACATGACCAAAAGGTGCTGACCATCTCACGTGTTCTGATGTCAGATGATGACATTTACGGCTGCACAGTGGAGAACTCCATCAGCAGCATGAAGAGCATACCCGTCAAGCTCACTGTCTACA GACGGAGCTCACTATACATCATCCTGTCCACCGGTGGCATATTCCTCCTAATCACCCTGGTGACAGTGTGTGCCTGTTGGAAACCATCCAA AAAGAAGCATCGTCCTGTCCCCCAAAGAGCTCCCATCTATGTGGAGCAGAGTGAAAATGGCCATGACG TTGATGTTGTTCCCAAACCAACTACACTTAGTCGAAGGAGTCCTATGCCTCTTTATGTTCTCAATGAAGAT GAGACTCTGGAGCGTTTGGAAGAATGTTCTGGTAATGCTGTCTGCCAATCAGAAATGAGTATCCCTGCTACCTATGCTCCAGTTCTCCCACCGTCCTCCAACAGAACTGAGCGGCCCATCTGGTCCGCCCCACGCAGATACCCCCGCAGCCCCTCTCCACTGGCACAGCCTCTCCCACAACCCCTTCCTGTGCCTCCCCTACGCCCTGCCTGCTCACCTGCTCACTCGCCTGGTTCATCTCCACGCAGTTTCAGCCCAATAAGAAAAGTCCGTCCTCCAGTAGGCATCCCAACCAGCCACCTGCCTGTCGAGGCAGAGTGTCCAGACCCTTGTGATCCGACTCACTGTCCATCACAGCAGTGA